In Hippoglossus stenolepis isolate QCI-W04-F060 chromosome 13, HSTE1.2, whole genome shotgun sequence, a single genomic region encodes these proteins:
- the slc49a4 gene encoding solute carrier family 49 member 4 isoform X2, translated as MGAGSSTEAEREPLLVPSGAEASRQPVISGRVYGRRWLVLSLFSLLGLLQGMVWNFWGPIQNSAALAYGFTKSDIAVLVLWGPVGFIPWLLFMWLMDKRGLRASLLLSAFLMLIGAALRSIPLTDLPLRRRLIHGGQLLNGLAGPTIMSAGPYLSTTWFAPDQRATATAVASLFCYLGSAASFVVGPLVVPSPNKTQKTPTMVAAVSVSFIRDRIQLVMYAELVAIAVLFAAVLVYFPSRPPMPPSVAAASQRLSYRSSICKLLSNFRFLMVALAYAVPTGVIAGWTGVLDMVLTPAKVSQVDAGWIGFWSTVGGCVFGVAMARFADSIRGMLKLILVLMLAGASLSSTWFTLTCLSRYTHLPSTAAILYTSCILVGIFINSSVPIFFELFIETVYPVPEGITCGVVTFLGNLVTGLLLFFLTFYCKELSWLNWCLTGSCVFSLVLILCFRESYDRLYLDVFVSV; from the exons ATGGGTGCCGGTTCGAGCACCGAGGCCGAGCGGGAGCCGCTGCTCGTTCCGTCCGGCGCGGAGGCGAGCAGACAGCCGGTGATCAGCGGCAGGGTGTACGGGAGAAGATGGCTGGTTCTGAGCCTGTTCTCCCTGCTGGGGCTCCTGCAGGGGATGGTGTGGAACTTCTGGGGACCCATCCAGAACTCGGCCGCTCTCGCTTACGGCTTCACCAAGTCCGACATCGCGGTGCTGGTGCTGTGGGGCCCGGTGGGCTTCATcccctggctgctgttcatgtGGTTAATGGATAAAAGAG GTTTGCGggcatccctcctcctctctgcgtTCCTCATGCTGATAGGAGCAGCTCTGCGGAGCATCCCACTGACAGATCTGCCTCTCAGGCGAAG GTTGATACATGGAGGTCAGCTTCTGAACGGTTTAGCTGGCCCGACCATAATGAGCGCGGGCCCCTACCTCTCGACGACGTGGTTTGCCCCCGACCAGAGAGCCACCGCGACGGCTGTGGCCTCGCTCTTCTGCTACCTTGGAAGTGCTGCTTCATTTGTAGTAGGACCTCTGGTAGTGCCGTCACCCAACAAAACCCAGAAAACCCCAACGATGGTAGCAGCAGTTTCCGTCAGCTTCATCCGAGACAGGATCCAGCTCGTTATGTATGCAG AGTTGGTAGCAATTGCCGTGCTCTTTGCAGCGGTCCTTGTGTATTTCCCATCACGCCCACCAATGCCTCCCAGTGTGGCCGCGGCGAGCCAGAGACTCAGTTACAGAAGCAGCATCTGCAAACTTCTCAG TAACTTTCGGTTCCTGATGGTAGCGCTGGCCTATGCGGTCCCCACAGGAGTGATTGCAGGCTGGACAGGAGTCCTTGACATGGTCCTTACTCCGGCTAAAGTCAGTCAG GTGGATGCAGGTTGGATTGGTTTCTGGTCGACTGTTGGCGGGTGTGTGTTCGGAGTGGCAATGGCCAG GTTTGCAGACTCTATCAGGGGGATGTTGAAGCTGATCCTGGTGCTGATGTTAGCAGGAGCCTCACTGTCCTCCACCTGGTTCACACTCACCTGTCTGAGCAGATATACTCACCTCCCGTCCACTGCAG CCATCCTGTACACTTCCTGCATCCTGGTGGGCATTTTTATCAACAGCAGCGTGCCAATATTCTTCGAGCTCTTCATTGAGACGGTGTACCCAGTCCCTGAAGGCATCACCTGCGGAGTGGTCACTTTCCTCGGGAACCTGGTCACTggcctgctcctcttcttcctcaccttTTACTGTAAAG
- the slc49a4 gene encoding solute carrier family 49 member 4 isoform X1 — MGAGSSTEAEREPLLVPSGAEASRQPVISGRVYGRRWLVLSLFSLLGLLQGMVWNFWGPIQNSAALAYGFTKSDIAVLVLWGPVGFIPWLLFMWLMDKRGLRASLLLSAFLMLIGAALRSIPLTDLPLRRRLIHGGQLLNGLAGPTIMSAGPYLSTTWFAPDQRATATAVASLFCYLGSAASFVVGPLVVPSPNKTQKTPTMVAAVSVSFIRDRIQLVMYAELVAIAVLFAAVLVYFPSRPPMPPSVAAASQRLSYRSSICKLLSNFRFLMVALAYAVPTGVIAGWTGVLDMVLTPAKVSQVDAGWIGFWSTVGGCVFGVAMARFADSIRGMLKLILVLMLAGASLSSTWFTLTCLSRYTHLPSTAAILYTSCILVGIFINSSVPIFFELFIETVYPVPEGITCGVVTFLGNLVTGLLLFFLTFYCKGKTEELSWLNWCLTGSCVFSLVLILCFRESYDRLYLDVFVSV; from the exons ATGGGTGCCGGTTCGAGCACCGAGGCCGAGCGGGAGCCGCTGCTCGTTCCGTCCGGCGCGGAGGCGAGCAGACAGCCGGTGATCAGCGGCAGGGTGTACGGGAGAAGATGGCTGGTTCTGAGCCTGTTCTCCCTGCTGGGGCTCCTGCAGGGGATGGTGTGGAACTTCTGGGGACCCATCCAGAACTCGGCCGCTCTCGCTTACGGCTTCACCAAGTCCGACATCGCGGTGCTGGTGCTGTGGGGCCCGGTGGGCTTCATcccctggctgctgttcatgtGGTTAATGGATAAAAGAG GTTTGCGggcatccctcctcctctctgcgtTCCTCATGCTGATAGGAGCAGCTCTGCGGAGCATCCCACTGACAGATCTGCCTCTCAGGCGAAG GTTGATACATGGAGGTCAGCTTCTGAACGGTTTAGCTGGCCCGACCATAATGAGCGCGGGCCCCTACCTCTCGACGACGTGGTTTGCCCCCGACCAGAGAGCCACCGCGACGGCTGTGGCCTCGCTCTTCTGCTACCTTGGAAGTGCTGCTTCATTTGTAGTAGGACCTCTGGTAGTGCCGTCACCCAACAAAACCCAGAAAACCCCAACGATGGTAGCAGCAGTTTCCGTCAGCTTCATCCGAGACAGGATCCAGCTCGTTATGTATGCAG AGTTGGTAGCAATTGCCGTGCTCTTTGCAGCGGTCCTTGTGTATTTCCCATCACGCCCACCAATGCCTCCCAGTGTGGCCGCGGCGAGCCAGAGACTCAGTTACAGAAGCAGCATCTGCAAACTTCTCAG TAACTTTCGGTTCCTGATGGTAGCGCTGGCCTATGCGGTCCCCACAGGAGTGATTGCAGGCTGGACAGGAGTCCTTGACATGGTCCTTACTCCGGCTAAAGTCAGTCAG GTGGATGCAGGTTGGATTGGTTTCTGGTCGACTGTTGGCGGGTGTGTGTTCGGAGTGGCAATGGCCAG GTTTGCAGACTCTATCAGGGGGATGTTGAAGCTGATCCTGGTGCTGATGTTAGCAGGAGCCTCACTGTCCTCCACCTGGTTCACACTCACCTGTCTGAGCAGATATACTCACCTCCCGTCCACTGCAG CCATCCTGTACACTTCCTGCATCCTGGTGGGCATTTTTATCAACAGCAGCGTGCCAATATTCTTCGAGCTCTTCATTGAGACGGTGTACCCAGTCCCTGAAGGCATCACCTGCGGAGTGGTCACTTTCCTCGGGAACCTGGTCACTggcctgctcctcttcttcctcaccttTTACTGTAAAGGTAAGACAGAGG